In Oryza sativa Japonica Group chromosome 1, ASM3414082v1, the genomic stretch atgacgcAAATATTATTTCTTTGTcataaaatggttttgttcGCCTCGAGTATATCTTTATGCGATTACGGTATAAATATGGTATTTGTTGCATTTAGGTGTCTTTATAAAGACAACATTTTCACTCCATCTTATTTTTAATCTTGCGTCCGCCACTGTCTGGAAGTAAGCCCATTGATCtgaataaaaagaaataaaaacaacaTAAGTATAAATTAGGAATAGTACAAATCGCAGGCACACGATGAAAAATACACAATACTGACACAATAACAAACGTATACACCCCTCTATCTCCAGGCTCGTGCTATACATGTTGACCTCTCCTCGCGTTCACAACCAATTACTGTACAGATACGCATACAGAAGTAGTCAGCACGTAGCACGGCCGCATACATATGTTTCGACCAACCGATGGTATGTTCAGACCCGACGGGAATTCTCTGCATTACCGCTGATATAGGATGAGCCACTATTATATAGGATCAAACTACTGGCTGCCGCTCGTAATTGCTACTGTACCAACAGCACTGCAGAGGATCCGTGTCCGTGTCAAATACGGGCATGGAAGCTAATGGGGTAGACCCTATCGGTGCTGGGGTAGAAGAGGCCCCAATTCTGCTCCACGCCGGCCTCCTTGAGGTTCTCGTTGAACATGGCGAACACGTACGTCTCCGTCTTCTTCCCGGGATGCCGCGGCGTGCCATTCCGGACGTGCCTCACCAGGTTCTGGTTGAATGTCATGGCGTTCTCCACCGacgcgcccacgccgcccgccgtcggccACCCGGTCTCAGACACCACCACCCTCACGTTCTCTCCCCCGagcttcgccaccgccgtgtaCAGCGCGTCCACCGTCGCGTCGAACTGGTTCTGGTACCCGTACTCCCCGTCCTGCAccaccgcgccgctcgccgtgaaCAGCGCGAAGCTGATGTCCATGCCGCCCGGGTTGTATGAGTAGATGAAGTATGGGTACAGGTTGGCCAGCAGCGGCGCGTGCGTCCGTTCCAGGAATGGGATCACGTAGCTCATGAACGGCTTCGCCTCGTCGGTGAACTCGCCGGCGGACGGCGGGATGTGGACGCCGATGGTGGCCTGGGAGATCGACGTCGTCACCTTGATGTGTCCCAGCCCGGCCGCCGCGAGCGCGGCGTGGACGTTCTCCATGGCCGGGACGAGGAGCtgcgtgtcggcgccggcgacctcgtTGCCCACGACGACGAACCGGAACAGGACCGTCGGGTAGGCCTGGATGTTCTCGCGGATccaggcggccgcggcggcggtcccGCCGTGCGCCAGGGCGGGGAGGTCGTAGTTGggcgcgccgacgacgacgcggatGCCCGTGCCGCCGAGCGCCGCGAGCGCGGCGCTGTCCGGCGCGTAGAGGCGCACGACGGTGAAGCCGTTCTCGCGGAGCATCTCGGTGACCTTGCTCGCCGGCGGCAGGTTGTCGCCGCTCATGCCCCAGCATACTCCAACCGCTGCCGTTCCTGTCTCAGATTCCATTTCAACCTTTGTCAAATTAAAGCTTAAGCttctgatttgattttttttgcagTATACGTAGGTTAATCGCTACCGCATTTTATAGTAACCCGAACTTTAATTTGTAGGCACGCAAGCAAGAAATTAACGTAACGTAGGTACGTATGTAGCTTGCAAAGACGCAATGACAAACAAAATCGAGAAGGCAATCATATATACACCGTACATTAGCATGCGTGGAAGGATCCCTCTTGAACTTTATTGCTGGAATTGCCGTTGTGTTGCCAACAATTAAAATGGCACTCCCTCCAGTCGTCAGGGatgatcaaacttttaaaaattatagcAGTCAATTTATATTAGAGTAAGTTTATTAAAACCTAACAAATCTATATATTTGATAATGTTTTTCAAGTCAAATCAATTTGTACTGTTTTTTTAACTAAGTATTTGAGAAATTGTTGACGgttgaaattttaatatttgaGTTCATGTTTCGTagaagatgagatgagatggttGAGGAGCACAGACAGTGAGATCAGACCGGAAGGACCGGCAAGGAGTCAATCCAAACCTCGTTCGACAAATTGACTTCAGCGACATCTCGGAAGAATAATTTAGACTCATGGAAACTGACGTTTAACTGAAAACGAAGATGTAGTAGTACAACTGCACTAGCACAGATTCCTAATTTCCGTCGTTTTTTTTCCCAATCGTAAGTGCTCTCTGATGGTACTCGCAACTAACTTATGTTCGTTAAAAACATGCACCTAATCGAGTTAGTTGACGGCAATTCTGCCAAAGTGCTTTACAtacattcagagtttcagactcaGATACTTAGTCCGTCGAGCACCAGTTAAATAAACAAATCAGGTGGTGGAGCGTGCAATTTGCCGAAATTTGTTAGCTACCAAAGCAGAGCATGCAGTTCTTGACTAATTAAAGTTTCATGCATACTAGTAGCATTATTATTTGTCCATATCTTACATGTACAGACGAACTAACTAACCTCTGTTCtttagaaaggaaaagaaaaaaaaacaataaccaAACAATCTGGTTCACAAAATCACAACCTAGCAAATTTGCCCATGCAAACAAAGTAGCTGTCAGGTAGAAAGCGAAGGACCACGTACGGGAAATGGAATTGAAAACGTCTGTTCCAACGTCTGCAGCACGACTGTTGGACAGTCCAATTCGTTCGCATGCATGCAGGCATGCAACCGTGTCCATTTCGATAGCTAACAGGATTACAGGACTGCACCAGCCTGCCCGTGATCACGGCCGGCCTCGCCGGTCGCGCTTGTTTGTTAATCAAGTGCAGAAAAGCCAAACGATGCAAAGAAACTTCCTTTTCGGCTTATGGACTAATGGATTGTCACCGGCAGTCATGGTACACTTTCTAAGCCTCTAAACGATGTACTCCAAAAATTTTCTTCACCAGCCTTTGTTAGAAACaatttttaaatcaacttttaaattttctaatatttaattacTCTCAAATAACTGTTACGAACTCAGTTTGTGCTATCATCCATCAAAGGGATCGGGCTGAGTTCTTTCTCCAATTTTCTTAACTCATCTCCCttatttttcacgcgcacgttttttaaattgctaaacggtacgttttttataaaaattttctatatgaaagttgctttaaaaaatcatattaatcgatttttcaaaaaaatgctaatatttaattaatcatgtactaaacTGCTCCATTTTACGTACGTGGAACGAACACAGCCTAGTCCATAGATTTTGGGCAAATGAGTTACTGACAAGCTGGTACGTGCGTACTTTCACCTCTCCTGAAGGAATCGTAATCTAGCGTGCAGTAGTGCTGGTAAACTATCACACATCATGCATCTTAATGACGCCCCTAAAACCAATTAATTTTCTAACAGAATCTAGCTTTGTGGTACCATACTAGTTTCTTAATACAGTAGTATGCGTAATCGTGCACGAATTTCACAGGAACGGTGAGAATTTTCCCGTGTTTCATCAAACCAAACGTTTGCATTGTATATTTCCATGCATAGCGTTCATGCTGAAGAAAGAGATGCGTCCTTGAATCTACGCTCGATTGCTTACATGTTTTGTTTTCTTACCGTGTTACCGTTTCACTAAATGAGTATCTCGCGTAACGCTTGTCATGTAGTACTAATGTGCAAGATAGTAACTCCACTACTTGAAATCAACAAACTCACTCGTACGTTCGGCAATGGCTTGCACACCAATTTCAACTTTTTCACGGCACAACTCTTCACATAGGACAATAAACTTTTCGCATTGCAAGCTAATACaaaaaacacaagaactaaACAGAAGCAGAGTATGCTAGAAGAAAAGCAGGGGAACAAAATCAGTGAGAGAGTTCTGTACCTGCTAGGATGGAGGCAAAGACTGCAAGTAGCAACGCCATGTCGAGCATGGAAGCAGCTGAAGACGCCATTCTCAAGCTCGACTCAACCTGTGACATCTGACCTGTTGTTGCTTCTTGCAGAGCCTAACGGCCACGAGCAGAAGCGCTACTACTCCCGGCTTATATAGGAAGGTGAGAACAACGCCAAAATGTGTTTGGCTCATACTGGCCAATAGGATTGAATTCTTGGTCTGAATTAACTTTGCCATGTTCAACCAATTCATGGATGGATGGACAACGATGACTTCGACAAGAAAAAATAGGCAGGAGATAGTCGAAGGTCACACTCTGTTCGGTACAGGTAGGCAGTGGCGAAGACAGGACAAAAGTAGAGCAAAGACCATTAGCCAAAGGTAACATGAGATTAGTGAGTCAAACACATCTCTAACACTCCGAGAGTATATGCTGTGCCCAATAGATTTCCTTTCGAGTATTGGAGAGAAATCGTTTTCTTTGTTATTGGGTTATCAATTAATCATCCATAATAGCTTGAACTAACCATCTTGATGTACCATTAAATTGATTACACAGTTCCTAACTGTGTACTTTCCGCTTGGTGGGTTGTTTTCATCTCAATCCTTCCTCTTAATTACgccaaagttagaagtttgtatcCTTTGAAAATTATTGCATTTTTAAGAAGATTTCGCTCTAATtggacttaatttttttatagcAAATTTTAGTTTTTAGTTGTTTTTCAGCCGTGACACATTTTTACATTGTCTTTCAGTAGCCCATAGCAAAATATGTCTTTTCCTTAACATGAATGAACTTGAATCAACTTGTTAGAGTATATGGAAGTTAGAGTTATATTAGGATATCCTTCCTCTTAATTACgccaaagttagaagtttgtatcCTTTGAAAATTATTGCATTTTTAAGAAGATTTCGCTCTAATtggacttaattttttttatagcaaATTTTAGTTTTTAGTTGTTTTTCAGCCGTGACACATTTTTACATTGTCTTTCAGTAGCCCATAGCAAAATATGTCTTTTCTTTAACATGAATGAACTTGAATCAACTTGTTAGAGTATATGGAAGTTAGAGTTATATTAGGATAGGATTGGTTTGTTTGGATTCCTTCCATATCtgtaatccttccttatctcttccccatatactcctatatatattgaccccctgaggctcaatacaatgTGTCCAATATTCGCAGTATCCTCTCCccctatactatccaacatggtatcagagcaggcGATCTAGCGCCGCTCTcacgcttccgccgccgccgcccccgggagTAGCGATCTCCCGAGGGCGGCCACCCGTTTTTTTTTCCGTTCGTCATTCGCATCTGCGTCGTCGTCATGAGATGATCGATCTCGATCTTCTTGGACGGCATGTCTTCGTCATTACGTCGTCTTCGTCAAGTCGCGCCGCCGAGTAGATCGATCTCCTCGGCGGGGCTCGTTTTTCGTCGAGTCAACAGCAGCTACGTCGATCTGGTGATCTTGGAAGCCACGGCGTCCGTCTCTGCTCCAGCCCCGTCGCCCGAGTTCCGCCGGCGCGGCCCCGACGGCCGGATCCCGAGCCGCTCGGTCCATGCCGACCGCCGGATCCCGAGCCGTCGCcagcctccaccacctccagaTCCACTCAGCCGGTTCGCCGGCTCATCCTCCGTCTCTTCACCGCGCCGAGGTCCACAGCCGGCGTCGCCGGGCTCCCTCTGCCGTGCCGTCTTCACCGTCGACACACGGACGCCATCGGCGCGCCAGGGCCCTGCAGCCGGCCGGACTCATCCCGGCCGCATCCCTGCACCGCCACGCCCTCCGACTCCGCCGCCTTTCGTCTCCACCACCTGCGCCCTCTCCTGACGTCGGCTGTCAGCACCGCCGGGCCTGACACGTGACACCCTgtcctgttttttttctcttctgtgAACTTGCTTGACTgcaagggaggagagagagaagtgtAGACATGGAGTTTCATGGATGGCTGGCTCTGGCTGTGGAGGTCTGGAGAGGACAGATGTGCATGCGTCATTGGTGCTGGTACCGTTGAGGCAGAGAGATTGCTGGACTTGGTCTATGGACCGACACCATTGAGGAAGAGATGTGGTGTTAccgtgttgctgctgctgtacaTGTGtgtgtctgtttttttttcctgatcatAGATCGGGTTTGCGTCGCCCACCGCCTCGTCGACTTCTACACATCTCCGACATCGGCATCGACTCTGCTTTGACTTCATCGTTCAGCCCCACGCATcttcggcttgatcacccgttcAGGCTCCCGGCTACAACGACTTCTGCAACCGATCGTCATCGAGCATGCGTCTACGCCATTAAGCTTCGGGTTGCCGCTGCGTCGCCCCCTTGGGCCGCAGTGCCACCGCCCGTGGTCCACCTCCACTTGTTGTTGGAACGCTGAGAGGCGCCCTCCTCAGCATGGCCTCCCTACTAGTGGAGTTCTCGCCGCTGCATCGACATCAAGCTGCACCTGTGTTGCCCCTATGGGTCACGATGTTGCCCCTCGTCGTCTTCATCGCCGTTCGCGCTTCGACACCCTCGTCATCCGCACTGGTCATCGTCAGCCGCTCAGGGTCTTCTTCGTCTACTTCGAGCATCGTCGCCGCATCTCCAagctgccaccgtcgccgctctAGGCCGGTGGTCCAGCTACCTCTACATGGTTACTGACGTCGCCATCCAGGCCGTTGGTCCCACTACTTCGCCTTCGTCTTCGTCCAGCATGATTCATCGCCAGTGTCGCCGTATCTTCCTCGACTACACTTCGCTCTTCTCCGGCAACTGCGTGCTGCTCCGGCAATTCTCCCTCTACGTCGTTCTCGCGCCGCGACCGTCCCGGAGGCCTTCTCTGCTAGTCTCCTCCGACATTGGCGTATGATTCATGGTGGTCCCCTACTAACTTTCATTGTTGTAGACATCAATAAGTGGCATCTACATCAGCAAAATAGGAAGATCACTTCCATTTCGAACAATAAAATAAGAGATAATCCAACAAATATCATTGACAAGCGGCTAAATCTAAGAAATACCATTAACAAGTTCGTCACCGTCGCCTCCCcatgattatatatatgttccaAGAATATCGAATTCTCGCTTCGAATCCCCTCTTTGGCTTCCCCATGTTTTGCCGAGTTCAAATATTcgatttgaattcaaatcccGCACCAATTGCCCCCAAATCCCTTAAAGCGATTTCCTGGTaaaagtctactttacctcccTCATATTCGCTTGGGCCGAATCCGGCCATGGCCTGGCCTGCATCTCCTCTCCCACGTGCGTCGCGCGTGaccactttctctctctctctctcgccgctTCCTGCCGACGCCACCCAAAATCCGGCCGCGTCGTTCGATTTtcacgcgcgcgcgcgatgaCCGACCGTCCGCccggtcgccgctgccgtcaGCACTGGGCTGCCTGctgttgttgacggtcgttatcgatcagtttcgaccgtcaatattaccaaaatagaggagaactagtgatgcttgcaatttatatatactacctccattattttaatagatgatgccgttgactttttctcacatgtttgactattcgtcttattcaaaaaatttatgcaaatatataagatataaatcacacttaaagtactatgagtgataaaacacctcataacaaaataaattataattacgtaaattttttgaataagatgaatggtcaaacatgtgagaaaaagtcaacggcgtcatctattaaaaaagaagagagtatgttagaataataatattccactagtattaggttcacTAACCTTGTGCGGAGAATaatcataaagtggaggagaatcgacatcaacacagacgataaatcaatcggatgatgtcgagaaccagacttatatATGAATGGACCAAGACTCGGAATTGACACGAcaaactgggccaaaattcacaagtctgtggAGAAGAACAacggaggaggccgccagccgaaattgggctAGATTGGGCAGGCCCcaggttcggctgaaccctCCTCAGTGCCATCCGATCCAGGGCTTCGCCTGGAAGGTGTGGATTAGCCCCCAATGACGGTTagagggtatttccgaccattccaacatTCACAACGCCATTGGaaggctataaaaggagttgCCATTcccacttcactcacacacctcaagtaaagttctctcatattctctcaagtttagtttagtagtatcaagctagtggaataggaatagagtagaaattaggagtccggaagtcttcgaaagagttcgggtatggctttaGTAGCTTTCCTAtcttcttttgtaagctttgtagtATTAttaaatattcttctttatacatttatggtattggaaTACTTTCCGAGAGTATGAATGCCaattttacattatgttcatgttatactgaatatgctgctagcttatctggg encodes the following:
- the LOC4326054 gene encoding lichenase-2, coding for MSQVESSLRMASSAASMLDMALLLAVFASILAGTAAVGVCWGMSGDNLPPASKVTEMLRENGFTVVRLYAPDSAALAALGGTGIRVVVGAPNYDLPALAHGGTAAAAAWIRENIQAYPTVLFRFVVVGNEVAGADTQLLVPAMENVHAALAAAGLGHIKVTTSISQATIGVHIPPSAGEFTDEAKPFMSYVIPFLERTHAPLLANLYPYFIYSYNPGGMDISFALFTASGAVVQDGEYGYQNQFDATVDALYTAVAKLGGENVRVVVSETGWPTAGGVGASVENAMTFNQNLVRHVRNGTPRHPGKKTETYVFAMFNENLKEAGVEQNWGLFYPSTDRVYPISFHARI